DNA sequence from the Cloacibacillus sp. genome:
AATCGCGTGCCATGCGTGAACCGTAATCGCGGAGCTCCTCTGTGCCCACCATCTCTATGGGGATGCTTACCATTCGCTCACGGAAGATGAGTACTTCGAGTTCGGGGAGCTGGTATTTTAGGGCAAAGGCGAGCGGCACGCCGTTTTCGAATATCTCCATCGCGTGCGAACTGCCGGCGACAAAATTCATGCCGAGCTTGCGGGCCTTTTCGATGAGTTCGCTGTCGGGCAGCGGGCGGCTGATGTTTGCCACCACGGTGTCCGCGGGGTACTCCGCGTAGGCCTTTTCAAGATCATCGGGGCCGAAGCCGGTGTGAGGGAAGATCGTTATCGTACGTCCGAGCGGAGAGTCTGGGCTGCCGGCGAATATCTTCGCGCGCGCGGAGACCGTCGTCTCGCAGAGGTGCCCGCAGCAGCGGTGTTTTTTCTCCTCGGCGAGCATATTCTCCTCGATAGCCGTGCCCATTATCTTTTCGATGCGCTCGATCATCGCTCCAAGCGTCGGCACCTCAGCCATCGCCTCGCCGTACCAGACGATCTTGCCGGGGATGCCGCCGAAGGCGATATTGGCCTGTTTCGCCATGCTGCCGTGCAGCCAGGCGATGCCGGGGTGTAGCCCGTGAAAGGCCTCGTGCAGCTCAAAGGCCACAAGGTTGTAGAGATCGAGATAATTTTTCAGCGTGACTCCGCCGGAGTTCGAGCCCTCCGCGATCGGATGATGGACGACAAGAGCGTCCACCCCAGTGGCGCCCGCGAGTTCGATGGCGTTCTCCGTCATCGTCATCATCACCGCGAGGCGGCGGACCACCCTTTCAGGGTCTCCCCAGATGAGGCCTGGCAGCTCCATCACTGATTTTCCGGGAATATGTGAGGTTTTGATCGTTACGAAATGGTTGCCGCCGGTGATATCCGCGTAGCTTTTGACCACGCGTCCGCCAGTTATGATATCGAGAGCCTTCAGGATATCCTTTACCAGA
Encoded proteins:
- a CDS encoding Nif3-like dinuclear metal center hexameric protein, which translates into the protein MSHPVLVKDILKALDIITGGRVVKSYADITGGNHFVTIKTSHIPGKSVMELPGLIWGDPERVVRRLAVMMTMTENAIELAGATGVDALVVHHPIAEGSNSGGVTLKNYLDLYNLVAFELHEAFHGLHPGIAWLHGSMAKQANIAFGGIPGKIVWYGEAMAEVPTLGAMIERIEKIMGTAIEENMLAEEKKHRCCGHLCETTVSARAKIFAGSPDSPLGRTITIFPHTGFGPDDLEKAYAEYPADTVVANISRPLPDSELIEKARKLGMNFVAGSSHAMEIFENGVPLAFALKYQLPELEVLIFRERMVSIPIEMVGTEELRDYGSRMARDYLPRPKA